CCTGCTTGAGGAATGTGGCTCCGGTAAAGGCACCTCTTTCATGCCCGAAGAGTTCATTGGCAAGGAGTTCTTCGGAGAAGGCACCGCAGTTAACGGCGATAAAGGGCTTTTCCGACCGCTTACTGTAACGGTGAACAAACCGTGCTACCAACTCCTTCCCTGTTCCGCTTTCCCCGGTAATCAAGATATTACAGTCCGTTGGTGATACCTCTCTGGCCATATTAAGCACCCTGAGAAAATGAGGGTCCTGTGTTATTATACTTACCCGGTCCGAGACACTTTCAAGGCTCTCCCTGAGGCGCCTGTTCTCCTTCTTCAGCAGGACCTTCTCTGCTGCTTCCTTCACAACCTTGCGTACCTCTTCCAGTTTAAAGGGCTTGGTCAGGTAGTGGTATGCCCCGTATTTCATGGCCTCGATTGCAGTCTCGACAGTAGCGTAGCCTGTAATCATTATGACCTCCGTGTCAGGGGAGTTCTCTCTGCACCGTTTCAGGATCTGCATACCGTCAACCCTCTCCATTTTCAGATCGGTAAGCACCACATCAAAGTCCTCTCTGCTCAATAGTCTCAACGCATTCTGACCGCTTGAGGTGGTCTTAACCTTATAACCCTCCTTCTTCAGGACATGATCGAGGTTTTTAAGGGCAATCTTTTCATCATCAATCAAAAGGATACGCACAGAATTATCCATTTCTCTCCCCCCCTTGTGCCGGCAATTTTATTGTAAATACGGTGCCCTCACCCACCCTGCTGCCGACCGATATCGAACCACCGTGCTGCTCAATTATGTTATGGGTGACAAATAGTCCAAGGCCGGTGCCCTTGCCGACATCCTTTGTTGTAAAGAACGGATCAAATATCCGGTCGATTATTTTCTCAGGTATCCCCTTCCCCGTATCTGTAATCTTTATCTCAACCTCGCTATCAGCCTCACCTCGTGCGGCAATAGTGATCCTCCCTTCCCTTCCCTCATCGGGGATTGCATCCATTGCATTCTTGAGAAGGTTCAGCAGGGCATGTTGGAATTTCTGTTTATCCACATATACAGTCAGCCCTGTGGGTATATCGATATTAATGGTAATGTGTGGCGCTAAATCGCTCCTGATAAACCGCATTGTTTCAGTCAGTAAATCAGCCAGTCCCGCTCTCTCCTTCCTGAACTCCCTGTCCCGGGTAAATTCCAGCACGGAACGCACGATATCCCTCGCCCTGTCAGTCTCATGGATAATCTGTTCAACAAGGTCCCTTTTAAACTCTAAATCTCCACTCTCCATCTCTTCCGAGAGTATCTCAGCAGAGGTGGACATATTGGATAGAGGGTTGTTTATTTCGTGCGCAATACCCGCGAGCATTGTTCCAAGGGAACTGAGTTTCTCTGAGCGTATTATATCCCTCTGAGAAAAGATCTCCCTTATCATCCTGTCAAACGCCTCCTTGAGAGAGATTATCTCCTTGTCTTTTGAATCTATCTGCAGCATCTCGAACCTGCCGGATGCAATACTCTGCATACTCCTTTCCAGGTCCTTCAGGGGTTTTATGACAACCGCAGAAACAATAAGGGCTATACCCACTGAGCCTGCAAATAATAATAAGACCGAGATAACCAGGTTCCTACGGGCCTCAGAGAGCATGCCCTTGATCATCTCCCTCTCAGATTCAGACAGCCCCTCCGCCAACTCGGTGATGTCATGTCCCAACTGCCTGATGCTCTTGTCCAGTAAAGGGGAGCGCTGCTTATCGAGTTTCCCCAGCAGGACTTTGTAACGGGTAAGTATCCGGACCGCCTTCTTTGAAGCAGCGCTTTTCTGTAAGAGATCCAGCCTTTCAGGCAACTCTACCAAATCGAACTTTCCCCTGTTGTCCTCCACAAGTTTAACTGCTGTGTCAATGTAGTTAAACGTCTGCAGCAGGTCGGCCCGTTGCCTGTAAAGGAAATAGTTTTTTTCATATCGCCTTATCTCGAGTACTGTATCTACAAATCTCGTTATTACCGCACTGAACTTGAGTCGCTCCTCTATGAGTATGAGGTTAAAAAAGATGATGGTTGCAATAGACAGGATAATCAGAAGGCTTGCTATATATCCTAATATTATCTTTCTTCTCAGACTGCTTTTTCTACCAAACATTCTTAATTGTAACATTGCATGTTGCATAATGCAACTTTCCGGAAAAGCTCTTTAGTCCCCTACCCCGTGATGACCAAGGCAAGGTAATGGGTGATCACGACTTGAACAAGACAGCTACAAGTCTCAGGAAAAGGACGACCAGGGCAGAGGAGGTATTATGGTTGCGATTAAGGTCACGACAGTCAGAAGGGCTAAAGTTCAGAATGCTGTGCAGCCTGTTGATACCCGGGCCTGCTTATTGCTGGATTTGGTTGATAGTCACACGGTGGGAGTTGCCTGTAGAGGAAATGTTGATAATAGAAGTCAATCTCTCTAATCAAAGGCCGGAGAGCTTGACAGTCATTTGTCATTCCCGCAATCCCGAACGCTTTCGGGGAATGACGGAAAAACAACAATTGTCAGACTGTATACACTAACCTCCTCCCGCCTGTTCTTTTATCATTAGTGCGCTGTCTCGAAGGCGGTAGAGCCTGTTAAGTTCATCCCCCACCTCTCTTTCCTGCCTTTTTGCCTCCTCAGCACCCTTCTTCCTGCTCTCGATACCCTTTTGGACAGCCTCCCTGATTCCCTTTATGGCCTCATCAATCCTCCCGAGCATCTGCCAGCGGAACTCCAGACGGCTCTTCTGCAGCCTCTCAACAAAGTTCCACCGGATCCTGCCTGCCTGACGCTCGATCAT
This genomic window from bacterium BMS3Abin08 contains:
- the zraS_11 gene encoding sensor protein ZraS, producing MQHAMLQLRMFGRKSSLRRKIILGYIASLLIILSIATIIFFNLILIEERLKFSAVITRFVDTVLEIRRYEKNYFLYRQRADLLQTFNYIDTAVKLVEDNRGKFDLVELPERLDLLQKSAASKKAVRILTRYKVLLGKLDKQRSPLLDKSIRQLGHDITELAEGLSESEREMIKGMLSEARRNLVISVLLLFAGSVGIALIVSAVVIKPLKDLERSMQSIASGRFEMLQIDSKDKEIISLKEAFDRMIREIFSQRDIIRSEKLSSLGTMLAGIAHEINNPLSNMSTSAEILSEEMESGDLEFKRDLVEQIIHETDRARDIVRSVLEFTRDREFRKERAGLADLLTETMRFIRSDLAPHITINIDIPTGLTVYVDKQKFQHALLNLLKNAMDAIPDEGREGRITIAARGEADSEVEIKITDTGKGIPEKIIDRIFDPFFTTKDVGKGTGLGLFVTHNIIEQHGGSISVGSRVGEGTVFTIKLPAQGGERNG
- the zraR_17 gene encoding transcriptional regulatory protein ZraR, which gives rise to MDNSVRILLIDDEKIALKNLDHVLKKEGYKVKTTSSGQNALRLLSREDFDVVLTDLKMERVDGMQILKRCRENSPDTEVIMITGYATVETAIEAMKYGAYHYLTKPFKLEEVRKVVKEAAEKVLLKKENRRLRESLESVSDRVSIITQDPHFLRVLNMAREVSPTDCNILITGESGTGKELVARFVHRYSKRSEKPFIAVNCGAFSEELLANELFGHERGAFTGATFLKQGLIEITSGGTLFLDEITEMSPSMQVKLLRVIQERELYRVGGGETVKVDVRFVAATNRNVRDVLESGELRQDLYYRLNVVNLHLPPLSERKGDIPILCYHFLKKYTALMGKEVSEISGDVINLLSGYSFPGNVRELENIIERGVALCRGGSLEVVHLPEDFRGLNIKTYRKSDGNIPSLEDQEKLYILWVLNEAGGNKSEAARILGIDRVSLWRKLKKYGLEDK